CCGTCGGGATTCTGGCGCTGGCAAACTTCTACGTCATCGCCATCACGTTCGGGTTCGCGTACCTGTTCGGCTACGCGCTGACAGTCGGACCGCTCGTCCAGGAGGGCGAGACGTGGAGGCAAGCCATCAAGGACGCGCTGTACTCCGAGACTGCCTCGATCACCGTGATGGAGATCGTCGCCATCAGCGTCGACATCTGGTTGGCGGGCGAGGCAACCATGGGTGATGTGTTGTTCTGGTCGTCGTTGTTCTTCTCGCTGTCGCTTGGGCTCATCGCGGCGTATCCAGTCAATCTTGTCCTTATCTACTACAGCGTCAAGGAGGGAATGATGAACCCAAAGAAGATGGCCACAGACATGGGAATGTAACTCTCCGTTTACCAGATTCGGCTATACAACGCACTCATTTCGCGAACAATCGGTATGACCGATACGAACGCCCGAAAGCACCGTGTCTCTTTTAGTGGTGGGACTACAACAGTATTGTGTGTAAAGAACAATACAAGAAAGTGGGGTAGGTCGTCTCTGGATGATTGGCCTGCTAGTGTTCGGTGGTGGCCCCCTCTTTGCCTCCCCGAACATTGCCTGGTATTGGTTGCCCTTTGCGCTTCTCGTCGTGGCTGGTATGGCGTGGGTGTTTGTAGACCGCAAACTACTAAGTCAGACAAGAAGTTACGGATCGAATTCGGGTGCTACGGCTAATAAACAAAAGGCTCTGGATACGCTCAAACAGCAGTACGCTGTCGGTGAAATCGATGAAGCGGAGTTCGAACGTCGATTAGAGACGTTGCTAGAGAATGAGTCGATAGCGGACGTAGAAAACCGAACTGACGTCAATTCCGATACGGCGAGCGAGACCCAACCGATTGAGGAGGGAACCACGAAACAGGGCCCCCATCACCGTCAAACGTGCCATCGTCGCGGGAAGCACCATCGTGGACGACACTGAGTAGTTGGGTGACAGCAGTTCCGTCTACCCCTTTTTCACTATACATTCACTGCGAAGCGCTCGGTCTGTAATACTCCTTGAGCCATGCCGCGATTCC
Above is a window of Halorussus limi DNA encoding:
- a CDS encoding DUF4396 domain-containing protein, whose translation is MSLQQTLQNILTNPTFLATWIAFVVASEAVLVWDLWTNNNEMKSLMKLVWVLTVLYSGPLGLAIYWYSGRQQIAHDSFWRKGFRSVAHCYSGCGAGEVTGIVLTVGILALANFYVIAITFGFAYLFGYALTVGPLVQEGETWRQAIKDALYSETASITVMEIVAISVDIWLAGEATMGDVLFWSSLFFSLSLGLIAAYPVNLVLIYYSVKEGMMNPKKMATDMGM
- a CDS encoding SHOCT domain-containing protein gives rise to the protein MAWVFVDRKLLSQTRSYGSNSGATANKQKALDTLKQQYAVGEIDEAEFERRLETLLENESIADVENRTDVNSDTASETQPIEEGTTKQGPHHRQTCHRRGKHHRGRH